A genome region from Baekduia alba includes the following:
- a CDS encoding type II secretion system F family protein: MTAPLLAALAAAAGVFGAWEALAAVEAVRPVAAVGRVVAPLRLAGRAGRTPTTPERRRLAILGAAALLAAGWLLAGPLLGALLAAGGPAALGPILAARHRRWRRALADGVPGVARALADALTGGHSVRGALEDVGRSGAVPGPAGLELRAAARRLALGAATDDVLDDLRRRAGDPGWDTLVAAILLQRDAGGDLATLLRSVADAREHARRVEADARGLTAQARATARLVAGLPCAALALGELIAPGTLAALLADGRSRLLLLAGLVLGTVAFLAISHVARVGEA; encoded by the coding sequence GTGACGGCTCCGCTGCTTGCCGCGTTGGCCGCCGCCGCCGGGGTCTTCGGCGCGTGGGAGGCGTTGGCCGCCGTCGAGGCGGTGCGCCCGGTCGCCGCGGTCGGGCGCGTCGTAGCGCCGCTGCGGCTCGCCGGTCGCGCGGGGCGGACGCCGACGACGCCGGAGCGGCGGCGGCTCGCGATCCTCGGCGCGGCCGCGCTGCTCGCCGCCGGCTGGCTGCTGGCGGGGCCGCTGCTCGGGGCGCTCCTGGCGGCCGGCGGACCCGCGGCGCTCGGCCCGATCCTCGCCGCGCGGCACCGCCGCTGGCGCCGGGCGCTGGCCGACGGCGTGCCGGGCGTGGCCCGCGCGCTCGCCGACGCCCTGACGGGCGGCCACAGCGTCCGGGGCGCGCTGGAGGACGTCGGCCGCTCCGGTGCGGTCCCGGGCCCAGCGGGGCTGGAGCTGCGCGCCGCCGCGCGGCGGCTCGCGCTCGGCGCCGCGACCGACGACGTCCTCGACGACCTCCGCCGCCGCGCCGGCGATCCCGGCTGGGACACGCTCGTCGCCGCGATCCTGCTCCAGCGCGACGCGGGCGGCGACCTCGCGACGCTCCTGCGGTCGGTCGCCGACGCCCGCGAGCATGCCCGTCGCGTCGAGGCCGACGCCCGCGGCCTCACCGCGCAGGCCCGCGCGACCGCCCGCCTCGTCGCCGGCCTCCCGTGCGCGGCGCTGGCGCTGGGCGAGCTGATCGCGCCCGGCACCCTCGCGGCCCTGCTCGCCGACGGCCGCTCCCGCCTCCTGCTCTTGGCGGGCCTGGTCCTCGGCACCGTCGCCTTCCTGGCGATCTCACACGTCGCGCGCGTGGGGGAGGCGTGA
- a CDS encoding type II secretion system F family protein: MSIATMLAGVAGALLAFGLADLAAVLAARRQRDARGAAGRRPARWAAMLARLGRRVGVPTPPGDLGARLAAAGLGASVRTADAMAIKAGAGVAAALLAAPVLSALPLRLTLVLVPLAAAAGFLTPDIWVARRARRRADRAGLELADVLDLLRVAVAAGLPTGRALAEVGRRHGGLVATELRTVAERLELGLPRAVALGHLHRALPLAAIGQLTAAIARADRHGAPLGPALTALALEARADRARALHDRAARAAPRIQLAIALLLVPAVLLIVAAGLAHGLT; the protein is encoded by the coding sequence ATGAGCATCGCCACCATGTTGGCCGGCGTCGCCGGCGCGCTGCTGGCGTTCGGGCTCGCCGACCTCGCGGCGGTGCTCGCCGCCCGCCGCCAGCGGGACGCCCGCGGCGCGGCGGGCCGCCGTCCCGCGCGCTGGGCGGCGATGCTCGCCCGGCTCGGTCGCCGTGTCGGCGTCCCGACGCCGCCCGGCGACCTCGGCGCGCGACTCGCCGCCGCCGGGCTCGGCGCGTCGGTGCGGACCGCCGACGCGATGGCGATCAAGGCCGGCGCCGGCGTCGCCGCGGCGCTGCTCGCCGCACCCGTCCTCTCCGCGCTCCCGCTGCGGCTCACGCTCGTCCTCGTTCCGCTGGCGGCAGCCGCGGGCTTCCTGACGCCGGACATCTGGGTGGCGCGCCGCGCTCGCCGGCGCGCCGATCGCGCCGGTTTGGAGCTGGCCGACGTCCTCGACCTGCTGCGCGTCGCCGTCGCCGCGGGGCTCCCGACCGGGCGCGCGCTGGCCGAGGTCGGGCGACGCCACGGAGGCCTCGTCGCGACCGAGCTGCGGACCGTCGCCGAACGCCTCGAGCTCGGCCTGCCGCGGGCGGTCGCGCTCGGCCACCTGCACCGCGCGCTGCCGCTCGCGGCGATCGGCCAGCTGACCGCCGCGATCGCCCGCGCCGACCGCCACGGCGCGCCGCTCGGGCCGGCCCTCACCGCACTCGCGCTCGAAGCGCGCGCGGACCGGGCGCGCGCCCTGCACGATCGCGCCGCCCGCGCAGCTCCGCGCATCCAGCTCGCGATCGCGCTCCTGCTCGTCCCCGCCGTCCTGCTGATCGTCGCGGCCGGCCTGGCCCACGGCCTCACCTGA
- a CDS encoding DUF3352 domain-containing protein, whose protein sequence is MTSSLLPRPVTRPRSRSRLLGALAAAAVVAVPIAGCGDSSGSGGGGNAGADPAAFLPATAPVYVEAQVRPSGDLATNLDAVAGKILRTGDPAGKVVGWIDAALKDDGASYAKDIAPWLGQRAGLAVTAVGAGGGDADVVAAIATRDDDAAQKFVDARKGTADREYRGVKYKYKADGDTAAAVIDHAVVIGTEKGFKSAVDAKSGAKLADAAQFKKAREVVGTDGAGFAYADPGRFFDLAAGAASGKLSQDDAAPLQMVKGLLTGSGLQSVAASLNVAKDALQVDAAAIGLKARATGKGDGPGAAAAVPAGSWLSVGIGDVGGTFDNALKGLGASGATGGVDPATLLQGLKSQLGFDVQKDLLSWMGDAALFVRGTTMSDLSGALVVKSKDPAASKAAIPKLRKVLKGLNVDVAGLSAAPAGASGFSVDLGSSVPASIDVAAKDDTFVIALGKDALRDALSPSATLGDSAPFKTAAGLLDGAKPSLFLDTPQVVKLIAAVAGSDEDFQKAKPTLDAFGPAAAGVSSDGDVTRLKAAVAIP, encoded by the coding sequence ATGACCTCCTCCCTCCTGCCGCGCCCCGTCACGCGCCCGCGCTCGCGCTCGCGTCTCCTCGGCGCGCTCGCGGCCGCCGCGGTCGTCGCCGTCCCCATCGCCGGTTGCGGCGACTCGTCCGGAAGCGGGGGCGGCGGGAACGCCGGCGCCGATCCGGCCGCGTTCCTCCCGGCGACCGCCCCGGTCTACGTCGAGGCGCAGGTGCGCCCGTCCGGTGACCTGGCCACCAACCTCGACGCGGTCGCCGGCAAGATCCTGCGGACCGGGGACCCGGCCGGCAAGGTCGTGGGGTGGATCGACGCCGCGCTGAAGGACGACGGCGCGTCCTACGCGAAGGACATCGCCCCGTGGCTGGGCCAGCGGGCCGGACTGGCCGTCACCGCCGTGGGCGCCGGCGGCGGCGACGCCGACGTGGTCGCCGCCATCGCCACGCGCGACGACGACGCCGCGCAGAAGTTCGTCGACGCGCGCAAGGGCACGGCCGACCGCGAGTACCGCGGGGTCAAGTACAAGTACAAGGCAGATGGCGACACGGCCGCCGCGGTCATCGACCACGCGGTCGTGATCGGGACCGAGAAGGGCTTCAAGTCGGCGGTCGACGCGAAGTCCGGCGCCAAGCTCGCGGACGCCGCGCAGTTCAAGAAGGCGCGCGAGGTCGTGGGCACCGACGGGGCCGGCTTCGCCTACGCCGATCCGGGCCGGTTCTTCGACCTGGCCGCGGGTGCGGCGTCGGGCAAGCTGTCGCAGGACGACGCGGCGCCGCTGCAGATGGTCAAGGGGCTGCTCACCGGGAGCGGACTGCAGTCGGTGGCCGCGTCGCTGAACGTGGCCAAGGACGCGTTGCAGGTCGACGCGGCGGCGATCGGCCTCAAGGCCCGGGCGACCGGCAAGGGCGACGGCCCGGGCGCGGCGGCCGCGGTCCCGGCAGGGTCGTGGCTGAGCGTCGGGATCGGCGACGTCGGCGGGACGTTCGACAACGCGCTCAAGGGCTTGGGCGCCTCGGGCGCGACCGGCGGCGTCGACCCGGCGACGTTGTTGCAGGGGTTGAAGTCCCAGCTCGGCTTCGACGTCCAGAAGGACCTCCTGTCGTGGATGGGCGATGCGGCGCTGTTCGTGCGCGGCACGACGATGAGCGACCTGAGCGGCGCGCTGGTCGTGAAGTCCAAGGACCCGGCGGCGTCGAAGGCGGCGATCCCGAAGCTGCGCAAGGTGTTGAAGGGGCTGAACGTGGACGTCGCGGGCCTGTCGGCCGCGCCGGCGGGTGCGTCGGGCTTCTCCGTGGACCTCGGCTCGTCGGTGCCGGCGTCGATCGACGTGGCGGCCAAGGACGACACGTTCGTGATCGCCCTGGGCAAGGACGCGCTGCGCGACGCGCTGTCGCCGTCCGCCACGCTGGGTGACTCCGCCCCGTTCAAGACGGCCGCGGGCCTGCTCGACGGCGCCAAGCCCTCCCTGTTCCTCGACACGCCGCAGGTCGTGAAGCTCATCGCGGCGGTGGCCGGCAGCGACGAGGACTTCCAGAAGGCGAAGCCGACGCTGGACGCCTTCGGCCCGGCGGCCGCCGGCGTGTCGTCCGACGGCGACGTCACCCGCCTCAAGGCGGCGGTGGCGATCCCGTAG
- a CDS encoding division/cell wall cluster transcriptional repressor MraZ, protein MDTSFTGQADYTLDAKNRLTVPARYRGALEGGLVLAKDIEPCVAIWPTAGYDDFRRAALQDVHPMSQRGRKIMTFLSANSTPAGLDSAGRVPLQPFLLDHGRLHSRDVTVVGAGDHLQIWNREAWTAYNDQLAADIFDISAAFDTPASA, encoded by the coding sequence ATGGACACCTCGTTCACCGGCCAAGCCGACTACACCCTCGACGCCAAGAACCGCCTCACGGTTCCGGCGCGCTACCGGGGTGCTCTCGAAGGCGGCCTCGTCCTCGCCAAGGACATCGAGCCCTGCGTCGCCATCTGGCCGACCGCCGGCTACGACGACTTCCGCCGCGCCGCGCTCCAGGACGTGCACCCGATGAGCCAGCGCGGGCGCAAGATCATGACCTTCCTCTCCGCCAACTCGACGCCGGCGGGCCTGGACTCCGCGGGCCGCGTCCCGCTTCAGCCGTTCCTGCTGGACCACGGCAGGCTGCACAGCCGCGACGTGACCGTCGTCGGCGCCGGCGACCACCTCCAGATCTGGAACCGCGAGGCCTGGACGGCCTACAACGACCAGCTCGCGGCCGACATCTTCGACATCTCCGCGGCGTTCGACACGCCCGCGTCCGCGTGA
- the rsmH gene encoding 16S rRNA (cytosine(1402)-N(4))-methyltransferase RsmH: MTASHVPVLAGELIEALDPQPGQIAVDCTFGAGGHARLVAERIGPTGTLIAIDRDPVAETHFEQLAAEVSCTTRFVHASFADGLRQLLEEGIRADLVYVDLGISSMQVDTWERGFSYSYDAPLDMRMDSDQELDAATVVNTWEERRIKQILREYGDERYAGQIARAIVRVREDHAIDTTSALVDVINHAIPARARFAGGHPAKRSFQAIRIAVNDELGQVDEALPLAWRILRTNGRFAGISFHSGEDRRVKRFLAARAQGCTCPPELPVCVCGRTPEAELIGRGIAPSAGEVASNPRSASARMRAARKLREEEA, encoded by the coding sequence ATGACCGCCTCCCATGTCCCGGTCCTCGCCGGCGAGCTGATCGAGGCGCTCGACCCGCAGCCCGGCCAGATCGCCGTCGACTGCACGTTCGGCGCCGGCGGACACGCGCGCCTGGTGGCCGAGCGCATCGGCCCGACCGGCACGCTGATCGCCATCGACCGCGACCCCGTCGCCGAGACCCACTTCGAGCAGCTCGCCGCCGAGGTCAGCTGCACCACCCGCTTCGTCCACGCGTCGTTCGCCGACGGGCTGCGCCAACTGCTCGAGGAGGGCATCCGCGCCGACCTCGTCTACGTCGACCTCGGCATCTCCTCGATGCAGGTCGACACGTGGGAGCGCGGGTTCTCCTACAGCTACGACGCGCCGCTGGACATGCGGATGGACTCCGACCAGGAGCTCGACGCCGCCACGGTCGTCAACACCTGGGAAGAGCGCCGCATCAAGCAGATCCTGCGCGAGTACGGCGACGAGCGCTACGCGGGCCAGATCGCCCGCGCGATCGTCCGGGTGCGCGAGGACCACGCGATCGACACGACCAGCGCGCTGGTCGACGTCATCAACCACGCGATCCCCGCGCGCGCCCGCTTCGCCGGCGGCCATCCCGCCAAGCGCTCGTTCCAGGCGATCCGGATCGCCGTCAACGACGAGCTCGGCCAGGTCGACGAGGCTCTGCCGCTGGCCTGGCGCATCCTGCGTACGAATGGCCGCTTTGCAGGCATTTCCTTCCACAGTGGCGAAGACCGCCGCGTGAAGCGCTTCCTCGCCGCCCGTGCACAAGGATGCACGTGCCCGCCGGAGCTCCCCGTGTGCGTCTGCGGTCGCACGCCGGAGGCCGAGCTGATCGGCCGCGGCATCGCGCCGTCGGCCGGCGAGGTCGCCAGCAACCCCCGTTCGGCGTCCGCCCGGATGCGAGCCGCCCGCAAGCTCAGGGAAGAGGAAGCATGA
- a CDS encoding peptidoglycan D,D-transpeptidase FtsI family protein, with translation MVLVERRIGLLFAFFLCLLLLAGMRSLQLGTLKGGMLKSAAASQQVQTVDVPAHRGTITDRKGVELAVSQAAADVSATPYLVKDKLTAAKRLAPLLGDTEADVLKKLSVPKSGFVYLGHRVPGDQAVKIAKLHIEGIDLKPTQRRTYPRDYLASQVLGSVNLAGVGYSGVEEELNTKLGGTDGQRRTVRDGVGTDIKVQNTTLAQPGDKVELSLDAAIQDKVEDVLKGIGKTYRPAGATAMVTDPQTGEVLAMANWPRVNANAPTAAPGYANQNRAVGYTYEPGSTFKAVTVAAALEDGTVTPDTAFDLAPQITLYDRTISNAEPRPAMRMTVSQILARSDNVGAITIGLKLGKARFDHYVRKFGFGAKTGTDLPGEERGIVLPLSKYSGTSMGNLPIGQGESVTPVQIAQFYGAIANGGILKTPHVVRRVDGKLVTEMKSRRIMKASTAAALRQMLEGVFKEGGTAHAVQIKGYTLAGKTGTANKVDTKTGTYSDTNYIASFVGFAPANNPKLLISVMVDQPAGGSIFGAEVAAPAFGKIASFALQYEKIPPQ, from the coding sequence ATGGTCCTGGTCGAGCGGCGGATCGGTCTCCTCTTCGCGTTCTTCCTGTGCCTCCTCCTGCTCGCCGGGATGCGGTCGCTGCAGCTCGGCACGCTCAAGGGCGGGATGCTCAAGAGCGCGGCCGCCAGCCAGCAGGTCCAGACGGTCGACGTCCCGGCCCACCGCGGCACGATCACCGACCGCAAGGGCGTCGAGCTCGCCGTCTCCCAGGCCGCCGCCGACGTCTCCGCGACGCCGTACCTCGTCAAGGACAAGCTCACCGCGGCCAAGCGGCTGGCGCCGCTGCTCGGCGACACCGAGGCCGACGTCCTCAAGAAGCTGTCGGTCCCGAAGTCCGGCTTCGTCTACCTCGGCCACCGCGTGCCCGGCGACCAGGCCGTCAAGATCGCCAAGCTGCACATCGAGGGCATCGACCTCAAGCCGACGCAGCGGCGCACCTACCCGCGCGACTACCTCGCCTCTCAGGTGCTGGGCAGCGTGAACCTGGCCGGCGTCGGCTACTCCGGCGTCGAGGAGGAGTTGAACACCAAGCTCGGCGGGACCGACGGCCAGCGCCGCACCGTGCGCGACGGCGTCGGGACCGACATCAAGGTCCAGAACACCACGCTCGCCCAGCCCGGCGACAAGGTCGAGCTGTCGCTGGACGCCGCGATCCAGGACAAGGTCGAGGACGTCCTCAAGGGCATCGGCAAGACCTACCGCCCGGCGGGCGCGACCGCGATGGTCACCGACCCGCAGACCGGCGAGGTCCTGGCGATGGCCAACTGGCCACGCGTCAACGCCAACGCGCCGACCGCGGCGCCCGGCTACGCCAACCAGAACCGCGCGGTCGGCTACACCTATGAGCCCGGCTCGACGTTCAAGGCCGTGACCGTCGCGGCCGCGCTGGAGGACGGGACGGTCACGCCCGACACCGCCTTCGACCTCGCCCCGCAGATCACGCTGTATGACCGAACGATCTCCAACGCCGAGCCGCGGCCGGCGATGCGGATGACGGTCAGCCAGATCCTCGCGCGCTCCGACAACGTGGGCGCGATCACGATCGGCCTCAAGCTCGGCAAGGCGCGCTTCGACCACTACGTGCGCAAGTTCGGCTTCGGCGCGAAGACCGGGACCGACCTGCCGGGCGAGGAGCGCGGCATCGTGCTCCCGCTGAGCAAGTACTCCGGGACGTCGATGGGCAACCTCCCGATCGGGCAGGGCGAGTCGGTCACGCCGGTCCAGATCGCGCAGTTCTACGGCGCCATCGCCAACGGCGGCATCCTGAAGACGCCGCACGTCGTGCGCCGCGTCGACGGCAAGCTCGTGACCGAGATGAAGAGCAGGCGCATCATGAAGGCCTCGACGGCCGCCGCGCTGCGCCAGATGCTCGAGGGCGTCTTCAAGGAGGGCGGCACCGCGCACGCGGTCCAGATCAAGGGCTACACCTTGGCGGGCAAGACCGGTACGGCCAACAAGGTCGACACCAAGACCGGGACCTACTCCGACACGAACTACATCGCGTCGTTCGTCGGCTTCGCGCCGGCCAACAACCCCAAGCTGCTGATCTCCGTGATGGTCGACCAGCCGGCCGGCGGCTCGATCTTCGGCGCCGAGGTCGCGGCCCCGGCGTTCGGCAAGATCGCCAGCTTCGCCCTGCAATACGAGAAGATCCCGCCGCAGTAG
- a CDS encoding UDP-N-acetylmuramoyl-L-alanyl-D-glutamate--2,6-diaminopimelate ligase, translating to MLLGDLFEDRSLPQVDVSALAYDARAVTPGAAFFCVRGFTADGHRYAPDALANGAVALVVDHPLNLGIPEVLVPDVRASMAPAAARFNGDPTARLATVGITGTNGKTTTSYLTRALLEAAGRQTGLMGTVTSWVGGVEHPVVRTTPEAIDLQRQFRAMVEARSPDVAAVMEVSSHALALHRADAIHWDVAAFTNLTQDHLDFHADMEDYFQAKRLLFEVAAAQGATLVTCVDDAYGARLARDFPETVTIGIDAPDAALRAVDLRPGGAFTDFTVDGLALRAPLPGRFNVLNALVALAAARALGVDDATIAAALPTAGGVPGRFEPVDAGQDFAVIVDYSHKPDALDNVLRTAREMATNKLIVVVGAGGDRDRGKRPLMGAAAAQHADRVVITSDNPRSEDPEAIIAAVAEGAGPDALRVADRRDAIVAAIDGAGPGDVVVIAGKGHETYQEVAGGVKLPFDDREVAREALRARLER from the coding sequence ATGCTCTTGGGCGACCTCTTCGAGGACCGCTCGCTCCCGCAGGTCGACGTCAGCGCGCTCGCCTACGACGCGCGCGCCGTCACCCCGGGCGCGGCCTTCTTCTGCGTGCGCGGCTTCACGGCCGACGGCCACCGCTACGCGCCGGACGCCCTGGCCAACGGCGCGGTCGCGCTGGTCGTCGACCACCCGCTGAACCTGGGCATCCCGGAGGTCCTGGTCCCGGATGTCCGGGCATCGATGGCGCCGGCCGCGGCACGCTTCAATGGCGACCCGACCGCGCGGCTGGCGACGGTCGGGATCACTGGGACCAACGGCAAGACCACCACCTCGTACCTGACGCGCGCGCTGCTGGAGGCCGCCGGCCGCCAGACCGGGTTGATGGGTACGGTGACGTCGTGGGTCGGCGGCGTCGAGCATCCGGTCGTCCGCACGACACCCGAGGCGATCGACCTGCAGCGCCAGTTCCGCGCGATGGTCGAGGCCCGTTCGCCCGACGTCGCCGCGGTCATGGAGGTCTCCTCGCACGCGCTGGCGCTGCACCGCGCCGACGCGATCCACTGGGACGTCGCGGCGTTCACGAACCTCACGCAGGACCACCTCGACTTCCATGCCGACATGGAGGACTACTTCCAGGCCAAGCGCCTGCTGTTCGAGGTGGCCGCGGCGCAGGGCGCGACGCTCGTCACCTGCGTGGACGACGCCTACGGCGCGCGCCTGGCGCGGGACTTCCCGGAGACGGTGACGATCGGGATCGACGCGCCGGACGCCGCGCTGCGGGCGGTCGACCTGCGGCCCGGCGGCGCGTTCACCGACTTCACGGTCGACGGCCTGGCGCTGCGCGCGCCGCTGCCGGGGCGCTTCAACGTCCTCAACGCGCTGGTCGCGCTGGCCGCCGCGCGGGCGCTGGGCGTCGACGACGCCACGATCGCCGCGGCGCTGCCGACCGCAGGCGGCGTCCCGGGGCGCTTCGAGCCCGTGGACGCCGGCCAGGACTTCGCGGTCATCGTCGACTACTCGCACAAGCCCGACGCGCTGGACAACGTCCTGAGGACCGCCCGTGAGATGGCCACCAACAAGCTGATCGTGGTCGTGGGCGCCGGCGGCGACCGCGACCGCGGCAAGCGCCCGCTGATGGGCGCCGCGGCCGCGCAGCACGCCGATCGCGTCGTCATCACCTCCGACAACCCGCGCAGCGAGGATCCGGAGGCGATCATCGCGGCCGTCGCGGAGGGCGCCGGGCCCGACGCGCTGCGGGTCGCCGACCGGCGCGACGCGATCGTCGCCGCGATCGACGGCGCCGGGCCGGGCGACGTCGTCGTCATCGCCGGCAAGGGCCACGAGACCTACCAAGAGGTCGCCGGCGGCGTGAAGCTGCCGTTCGACGACCGCGAAGTGGCTCGGGAGGCGCTGCGTGCGCGGCTGGAGCGCTGA
- a CDS encoding UDP-N-acetylmuramoyl-tripeptide--D-alanyl-D-alanine ligase, translating to MRGWSADRVAEAAGARLVTPAARTGAEGPARAVIDSRHAGPGDLFVGLPGERVDGGRFATDVLAAGAWGALVGEDWIPAEAPADGVILVAPDPLAALQRLATAWRRELGAAGCRVIGITGSTGKTSTKDLTAAMVDQQRRVVATPLNLNTEIGLPLTVLGAPSGTEVLVLEMAMRGAGQIAELAHIAEPDVGVIVNVGPVHLELLGTIEAIAATKSELLEGLRPGGTAVVPADEPLLTTHLAALPEGVSTVTFGARGDVRDLPDGLEIGFESAHMCQNALAALAAARAVGVEPTGRLDVALSELRGQRRELAGDIVVIDDCYNANPMSMRAALDDLAASSSGRRVAVLGDMLELGPDEVRFHEEIGGHARAAGVDLLVTVGPLAAAMGPAFGGEVVAVDAAGEVVDALAPRLNAGDTVLVKASRGVGLEVVAQGLAG from the coding sequence GTGCGCGGCTGGAGCGCTGACCGGGTCGCGGAGGCGGCGGGCGCGCGCCTGGTCACGCCGGCTGCGCGGACGGGCGCCGAGGGTCCGGCGCGCGCCGTGATCGACTCGCGCCACGCGGGGCCCGGCGACCTGTTCGTCGGCCTGCCGGGCGAGCGAGTGGACGGCGGGCGCTTCGCGACCGACGTCCTGGCGGCCGGCGCGTGGGGCGCGCTGGTCGGCGAGGACTGGATCCCGGCCGAGGCGCCGGCCGACGGGGTGATCCTGGTCGCCCCCGACCCGCTGGCCGCGCTGCAGCGCCTCGCGACCGCCTGGCGGCGCGAGCTCGGCGCCGCCGGCTGCCGGGTGATCGGGATCACCGGCTCGACCGGCAAGACCTCCACCAAGGACCTGACGGCCGCGATGGTCGACCAGCAGCGCCGCGTCGTCGCCACGCCGTTGAACCTCAACACCGAGATCGGGCTCCCGCTCACGGTGCTCGGCGCGCCGTCGGGCACCGAGGTCCTGGTCCTGGAGATGGCGATGCGCGGGGCCGGGCAGATCGCCGAGCTGGCGCACATCGCCGAGCCCGACGTCGGCGTGATCGTCAACGTGGGGCCGGTCCACCTGGAGCTGCTCGGCACGATCGAGGCGATCGCGGCCACGAAGTCCGAGCTCCTGGAAGGGCTGCGCCCCGGCGGGACCGCCGTCGTCCCGGCCGACGAGCCGCTGCTGACCACGCACCTCGCGGCGCTGCCCGAGGGCGTCAGCACGGTGACCTTCGGCGCGCGCGGCGACGTGCGCGACCTGCCGGACGGCCTCGAGATCGGCTTCGAGAGCGCGCACATGTGCCAGAACGCGCTGGCCGCGCTGGCCGCGGCGCGGGCCGTCGGGGTCGAGCCGACAGGCCGCCTGGACGTCGCGCTGAGCGAGCTGCGCGGGCAGCGCCGGGAGCTGGCCGGGGACATCGTCGTCATCGACGACTGCTACAACGCCAACCCGATGTCGATGCGCGCCGCCCTCGACGACCTTGCCGCGTCCTCCTCAGGACGCCGCGTCGCCGTGCTTGGCGACATGCTGGAGCTGGGGCCCGACGAGGTGCGCTTCCACGAGGAGATCGGCGGCCACGCCCGCGCCGCCGGGGTCGACCTGCTGGTCACCGTCGGCCCGCTGGCCGCGGCGATGGGGCCGGCGTTCGGGGGCGAGGTGGTCGCGGTGGACGCGGCGGGGGAGGTCGTCGACGCCTTGGCGCCGCGTCTGAACGCCGGCGACACCGTGCTCGTGAAGGCCTCGCGCGGCGTCGGCCTGGAAGTCGTCGCTCAGGGATTGGCGGGCTAG
- the mraY gene encoding phospho-N-acetylmuramoyl-pentapeptide-transferase yields MGEVLIAGMASLLICIFLSPKFISYLRRREFGQNIREEGPEGHHEKAGTPTMGGIIIFTAISVPFLLLSDYDWRSVGVYLAALLSALLGFADDFTKIIRRRSLGLSGKVKLGGQVAIALLLWYIATQKADLPATLRLRTIDATVDLGVFYPLFIYLVVAGTTNAVNLTDGLDGLAAGCAAIVLLAYIGITFITSGQTDLSLLAGCLVGACVGFLWFNAFPATIFMGDTGSLGLGGAIAGLAVMTKTEEILILLGGIFVVEALSVLIQVFSFQTFRKRVFLMAPIHHHFEILGWSETKIILRFWIIAAVCAASGFTIYQQSIA; encoded by the coding sequence ATGGGCGAGGTCCTCATCGCCGGGATGGCGTCCCTGCTCATCTGCATCTTCCTGAGCCCGAAGTTCATCTCCTACCTGCGGCGCCGCGAGTTCGGCCAGAACATCCGCGAGGAGGGGCCGGAGGGCCACCACGAGAAGGCCGGGACGCCCACGATGGGCGGCATCATCATCTTCACGGCGATCTCGGTCCCGTTCCTGCTGCTCAGCGACTACGACTGGCGCTCGGTCGGCGTCTACCTCGCGGCGTTGTTGTCCGCGTTGCTCGGGTTCGCCGACGACTTCACGAAGATCATCCGGCGCCGCTCGCTCGGGCTGAGCGGCAAGGTGAAGCTCGGCGGCCAGGTCGCGATCGCGTTGTTGTTGTGGTACATCGCGACCCAGAAGGCCGACCTGCCGGCGACGCTGCGCCTGCGCACGATCGACGCGACCGTCGACCTCGGCGTGTTCTACCCGTTGTTCATCTACCTGGTCGTGGCCGGGACGACCAACGCGGTGAACCTGACCGACGGGCTGGACGGCCTCGCCGCCGGCTGCGCCGCGATCGTGTTGCTGGCCTACATCGGGATCACGTTCATCACCTCCGGTCAGACCGACCTGTCGCTGCTGGCCGGCTGCCTGGTCGGGGCGTGCGTCGGCTTCCTGTGGTTCAACGCGTTCCCGGCGACGATCTTCATGGGGGACACGGGCTCGCTCGGATTGGGCGGGGCGATCGCCGGGCTGGCGGTGATGACCAAGACCGAGGAGATCCTGATCCTCCTCGGCGGCATCTTCGTGGTCGAGGCCCTCAGCGTCCTGATCCAGGTCTTCAGCTTCCAGACCTTCCGCAAGCGCGTCTTCCTGATGGCGCCCATCCACCATCACTTCGAGATCCTGGGCTGGTCGGAGACCAAGATCATCCTGCGCTTCTGGATCATCGCCGCCGTCTGCGCCGCGTCGGGCTTCACGATCTACCAGCAGTCCATCGCGTAG